From Toxorhynchites rutilus septentrionalis strain SRP chromosome 2, ASM2978413v1, whole genome shotgun sequence, a single genomic window includes:
- the LOC129771905 gene encoding uncharacterized protein LOC129771905, which yields MLFFPSKQRFNRQKHEIESYVVRIYRHNLIKDGGIIKRKLREKLFEEIKLRRNTRVKMDELGWVLMNHDLITRNEPIQQHANGNRSNHFKFNMERLRNLLEQHEQNNHAELTSKK from the exons atgcttttctttccaagcaagcaGCGTTTTAATC GGCAAAAGCATGAAATAGAATCGTACGTGGTACGAATTTATCGACACAATCTAATCAAGGACGGAGGCATCATCAAACGGAAACTACGCGAGAAACTTTTCGAAGAGATAAAACTGCGCCGCAACACTCGTGTCAAAATGGACGAGTTGGGCTGGGTGCTGATGAACCACGATTTGATAACACGTAATGAGCCAATCCAACAGCATGCCAATGGTAATCGATCAAAtcattttaaattcaatatggagcggttgcgaaacctactggagcagcacgaacagaacaatcacgctg agttgacttccaaaaagtaa